The Hyperthermus butylicus DSM 5456 genome includes a region encoding these proteins:
- a CDS encoding 4Fe-4S dicluster domain-containing protein: MTEYAIMVNIDNCIGCRACQIACKVWNGLKAELTSFNPEGYTNPVDLTPNTWMIIEFIEGTRGGEPYWIFKKFQCMHCSEAPCAKACPVNAIEVHPEGAVVIRSDKCVGCQYCIEACPYDVPRYDPVTNKVYKCTLCIDRIQNGLAPACVEACPTEALVFGPYDELVRKYREAGFEIYGDKVNSYVGRTHYLYATRKYKDIGSDEGKKWHEVLGLPSNPQAGLPVIKAGRDIGAGLAVAALAGAVLHAVYWRAKRIEERKKQSS, translated from the coding sequence TTGACCGAGTACGCAATAATGGTGAATATAGACAACTGTATAGGCTGTAGAGCCTGCCAGATAGCATGCAAGGTGTGGAATGGGCTTAAAGCAGAACTCACAAGCTTCAACCCTGAAGGCTATACAAACCCTGTGGATCTCACGCCAAACACGTGGATGATAATCGAGTTTATCGAAGGTACACGCGGCGGAGAGCCCTACTGGATATTCAAGAAGTTCCAGTGTATGCACTGCAGCGAAGCACCATGCGCCAAGGCATGCCCTGTAAACGCTATAGAGGTACACCCTGAGGGCGCCGTGGTGATACGTTCCGACAAGTGTGTTGGCTGCCAATACTGCATAGAGGCGTGCCCGTACGATGTACCACGCTACGACCCGGTGACGAACAAGGTGTACAAGTGTACACTGTGTATAGACAGGATACAGAATGGACTAGCTCCAGCATGTGTAGAGGCTTGTCCAACGGAGGCACTCGTATTCGGCCCCTACGACGAGCTTGTAAGGAAGTATCGCGAGGCAGGCTTCGAGATCTATGGCGACAAGGTTAACAGCTATGTTGGTAGGACACACTACCTCTACGCTACGAGGAAATACAAGGATATCGGTAGTGATGAAGGCAAGAAGTGGCACGAGGTTCTGGGCCTACCAAGCAATCCACAGGCTGGACTACCGGTCATAAAGGCTGGACGCGATATTGGTGCTGGGCTTGCCGTAGCAGCACTCGCCGGCGCAGTACTACACGCTGTATACTGGCGTGCTAAGAGAATTGAGGAGAGAAAGAAGCAGTCATCGTAA